A window of Selenomonas ruminantium subsp. lactilytica TAM6421 contains these coding sequences:
- a CDS encoding sodium ion-translocating decarboxylase subunit beta, giving the protein MELLNAFVVSLQAVWADSGFSAFTMGNGIMILVGLLLLYMAIVKEFEPLLLGPIAFGCVLANFPRTGFFTDPGLMQAIHYGIENEIFPPLIFLGIGAMTDFGPLLARPVTLLLGAAAQIGVFVALVGAMLLGFTVQEAGAIGIIGGADGPTAIYLSIQMAPHLLGAIAVAAYSYMSLVPLIQPPVMKLLTTQKEREVAMEQLRPVTKFERVCFPIVAAIIISLLLPPIASLLGCLMLGNLFRESGVMDRLSDTAQNSLCNIVTIFLATGTGMTMNADDFLRTETLLIIGLGLVAFIAGTAGGVLFGKIMCRLSGWKINPLIGSAGVSAVPMAARVSQVVGMKAKPGNYLLMHAMGPNVAGVIGTAVAAGTMLAMLK; this is encoded by the coding sequence AGCGGTTTTTCCGCTTTCACCATGGGCAATGGCATTATGATTCTCGTTGGTCTGTTGCTTCTCTATATGGCTATCGTCAAGGAATTTGAGCCGCTGCTCTTAGGGCCTATCGCCTTTGGCTGTGTGCTGGCAAACTTCCCGCGTACGGGTTTCTTCACGGATCCCGGTCTGATGCAGGCCATTCACTATGGTATCGAAAATGAGATTTTCCCGCCGTTGATTTTCTTAGGCATTGGCGCGATGACGGACTTCGGCCCGCTGTTGGCGCGTCCTGTTACCCTGCTTTTGGGTGCAGCTGCGCAGATTGGTGTGTTTGTCGCTCTCGTAGGTGCCATGCTTTTAGGTTTCACGGTACAGGAAGCTGGCGCTATCGGCATCATCGGTGGTGCTGACGGCCCGACGGCCATCTACCTGTCCATCCAGATGGCACCGCATCTCTTAGGCGCTATCGCCGTAGCTGCTTATTCCTACATGTCGCTGGTGCCGCTGATCCAGCCGCCGGTCATGAAGCTTTTGACCACGCAGAAAGAGCGTGAAGTGGCGATGGAACAGCTCCGCCCGGTCACGAAGTTCGAGCGCGTCTGCTTCCCGATTGTGGCTGCTATCATCATCAGCCTGCTCCTGCCGCCTATCGCATCACTGCTGGGCTGCCTGATGCTGGGTAACCTTTTCCGTGAGTCCGGCGTTATGGATCGTCTGTCCGATACGGCCCAGAACTCCCTGTGCAACATCGTCACGATTTTCCTGGCTACCGGTACCGGTATGACTATGAATGCTGATGACTTCCTGCGCACGGAAACCCTGCTGATCATCGGTCTGGGCCTTGTGGCCTTCATCGCTGGTACGGCTGGCGGCGTCCTCTTCGGCAAGATCATGTGCCGTCTGTCCGGCTGGAAAATCAATCCGCTGATTGGTTCCGCTGGTGTATCCGCTGTGCCTATGGCTGCCCGCGTCAGCCAGGTTGTGGGCATGAAGGCCAAACCGGGCAACTACCTGCTGATGCATGCTATGGGCCCGAATGTGGCAGGCGTTATCGGTACGGCTGTTGCTGCTGGTACTATGCTGGCCATGCTCAAGTAA
- a CDS encoding aspartate aminotransferase family protein, with product MESKKFIGPEAIIEKKKKYIMPCLGHFYKKPAQMVKGSMQYLWDSTGKKYLDMYAGVSVMNCGHCNPEILEKMKAQIDELQHVCNIYLTENFVNLAEKLAAVTPGDLQKSFFCSTGSEATEGAFLLASVYTGNSEIIALRHGLHGRTKLGMSVTGLTMWRTDPNPVGGIHFAPNPNCYRCPMNKKFPECDYACANAIEDLIKTSTSGKPGAFIAETIQGNAGCVVPPKGYFKRVKEILDQYNTLLIIDEVQTGFARSGKMFAIENYDVVPDIMCMAKALGNGAPISAFISTAKIADTYTRPGASTLGGNPVSSTTAMAVLDYIEEHKLMENAAARGKQLRSGLRELQKKHPVIGDVRGLGLMDGAEFIHADGSPAPEVLDDVLETLKDRGFIIGKNGVDRNVMAFQPPLVITEENVNDVLNALDLVLTEKKL from the coding sequence ATGGAAAGCAAAAAATTCATTGGCCCTGAGGCCATTATCGAGAAAAAGAAAAAATACATCATGCCCTGCCTGGGCCACTTCTACAAGAAGCCGGCCCAGATGGTCAAAGGCTCCATGCAGTACCTTTGGGACAGCACGGGCAAGAAGTATCTGGATATGTATGCCGGCGTGTCCGTCATGAACTGCGGCCATTGCAATCCGGAAATCCTGGAAAAGATGAAGGCCCAGATTGACGAATTGCAGCATGTCTGCAATATCTACCTGACGGAAAACTTCGTGAACCTGGCAGAAAAACTGGCGGCAGTCACCCCCGGCGATCTGCAGAAATCCTTCTTCTGCTCCACGGGTTCCGAAGCCACCGAGGGCGCCTTCCTGCTGGCTTCCGTCTACACGGGCAACAGCGAGATCATCGCCCTGCGCCATGGCCTCCATGGCCGCACGAAGCTGGGCATGAGCGTCACGGGCCTTACCATGTGGCGCACCGACCCCAATCCCGTTGGCGGCATTCACTTTGCCCCCAATCCCAACTGCTATCGTTGCCCCATGAACAAGAAGTTCCCGGAATGCGATTACGCCTGCGCCAATGCCATTGAAGACCTCATCAAGACGTCTACCTCCGGCAAGCCCGGCGCTTTCATCGCCGAAACCATTCAGGGCAACGCCGGCTGCGTGGTACCGCCGAAAGGCTACTTCAAGCGCGTCAAGGAAATCCTCGACCAGTACAACACCCTGCTGATCATCGATGAGGTACAAACGGGCTTTGCCCGCTCCGGCAAGATGTTCGCCATCGAGAATTATGACGTGGTGCCCGATATCATGTGCATGGCCAAGGCTTTGGGCAATGGCGCGCCGATTTCGGCCTTCATCTCCACAGCCAAGATTGCCGACACCTATACCCGTCCCGGTGCTTCGACGCTCGGCGGCAACCCGGTGTCCTCCACTACAGCTATGGCGGTTCTCGATTATATCGAAGAACACAAGCTTATGGAAAATGCCGCCGCCCGCGGTAAGCAGCTCAGAAGCGGCCTGCGGGAGCTGCAGAAGAAGCATCCCGTTATCGGTGATGTGCGCGGCCTTGGCCTGATGGACGGCGCGGAATTCATCCACGCCGATGGCAGTCCGGCACCGGAAGTCCTCGATGATGTATTGGAAACCCTCAAAGACCGCGGTTTCATCATTGGCAAGAACGGCGTAGACCGCAATGTCATGGCCTTCCAGCCGCCGCTCGTCATCACTGAGGAAAATGTCAATGATGTGCTGAATGCCCTGGATTTGGTACTGACCGAAAAGAAACTGTAA
- a CDS encoding peptidase U32 family protein, whose protein sequence is MILNRKSVELLAPAGTWDALVAGVESGADACYLGGKHFNMRMHEGDFNFDDEMLKKAIAYTHEHGVKLYITLNNLISDEEIPALREYLTYLNEIRPDAILVQDFAVLELIHEMGIKIPVHTSVMMNTHNEHAIEKLKEYGITRVVVGREMTLSELSLFRERTGIEVEYFMHGDMCMSESGQCIHSGVLFGQSGNRGRCLKPCRWAYQLIDEKTGEVLDKDSEGAYKLALKDMCMYRHIPQLIQAGVFSFKIEGRMRPAPFIRRIVSTYRKAIDEYIADPAGWQPDEEGWKSLYDNRARDFTTTFAFGATDKKDIGFDGQREPRFFSDAVKEAGFQDEILKQERDIEKENASHRTLSVRVNTVAAAKAVIDNGADIVYVGGEAFRPNKPWSLKDYAEVIAYAKGKAKVVINTPRTTMRRECGELEQFFTALKQPELKADGIMVSNLGSLKLAKRLTNLPIQADLSFNLFNHLAAKFLKENGLTMGTASYELSFEQLREIVESSELPIEVVVHGSYESMICDHNIPGMSLPFFNELNNPEVLDRRYALLDKAGEKHSLRIDQFGRNHIYFAKDLCLYPYLKKFNGLGSYRIEAQDYSPEFAGMVTRIYRTALDNLDAGKEAFHEDDLVTLQKGPRELGLGTYRFRQSRNSI, encoded by the coding sequence ATGATTCTGAATCGTAAATCCGTAGAACTGCTGGCTCCGGCTGGTACCTGGGACGCTTTGGTGGCCGGGGTGGAGTCCGGTGCTGATGCCTGCTACTTGGGCGGCAAGCATTTCAACATGCGCATGCACGAAGGGGATTTCAACTTCGATGATGAGATGCTCAAGAAGGCCATTGCCTACACCCATGAGCATGGCGTGAAACTCTACATCACGCTCAACAATCTGATCAGCGACGAAGAAATCCCGGCGCTGCGGGAATACCTCACCTACCTCAATGAAATCCGTCCGGATGCTATCCTCGTACAGGATTTCGCTGTGCTGGAACTCATTCACGAAATGGGCATCAAGATTCCCGTGCATACTTCGGTCATGATGAACACCCACAACGAGCACGCCATCGAAAAGCTCAAGGAATACGGCATCACCCGCGTGGTTGTCGGCCGTGAGATGACGCTGTCTGAGCTCTCCTTGTTCCGTGAGCGCACGGGTATCGAGGTGGAATACTTCATGCATGGCGATATGTGCATGAGCGAAAGCGGTCAGTGCATCCACTCCGGGGTGCTCTTCGGCCAGAGCGGCAACCGCGGCCGCTGCCTGAAGCCCTGCCGCTGGGCTTATCAGCTTATTGACGAAAAGACTGGGGAAGTTCTAGACAAGGACAGCGAAGGTGCCTACAAGCTGGCACTCAAGGATATGTGCATGTACCGCCATATCCCCCAGCTGATTCAGGCTGGCGTTTTCTCCTTCAAGATTGAAGGCCGCATGCGTCCGGCTCCTTTTATCCGCCGCATTGTCAGCACCTACCGCAAGGCCATTGACGAGTATATCGCCGATCCTGCCGGCTGGCAGCCTGACGAGGAAGGCTGGAAGAGCCTCTATGATAACCGCGCCCGTGACTTCACGACCACCTTTGCCTTCGGCGCTACGGACAAGAAGGACATCGGCTTTGACGGTCAGCGAGAGCCTCGCTTCTTCAGCGACGCGGTGAAGGAAGCCGGTTTCCAGGACGAAATCCTCAAGCAGGAACGGGATATCGAAAAAGAAAATGCCTCCCACCGCACGTTAAGCGTCCGGGTGAACACCGTAGCTGCGGCCAAGGCCGTGATTGACAACGGCGCGGATATCGTCTATGTGGGCGGCGAAGCCTTCCGCCCCAACAAGCCCTGGAGCCTCAAGGATTATGCCGAAGTCATCGCCTATGCCAAGGGCAAGGCCAAGGTTGTCATCAACACGCCACGCACGACCATGCGCCGGGAATGCGGCGAGCTCGAGCAGTTCTTCACGGCGCTGAAACAGCCCGAACTCAAGGCCGATGGCATTATGGTCAGCAACTTGGGCTCTTTGAAACTGGCCAAGCGCCTGACGAACCTGCCCATCCAGGCAGACCTGTCCTTCAACCTCTTCAACCATCTGGCCGCCAAGTTCCTCAAGGAAAATGGCCTGACCATGGGCACGGCTTCCTATGAGCTCTCCTTCGAGCAGCTGCGAGAAATCGTGGAAAGCTCTGAGCTGCCCATCGAAGTGGTTGTCCACGGCTCCTACGAGTCCATGATCTGCGACCACAACATCCCGGGCATGAGCCTGCCCTTCTTTAACGAGCTGAACAATCCGGAAGTCCTCGACCGCCGCTATGCTCTGCTCGACAAGGCCGGTGAAAAGCACTCCCTGCGCATTGACCAGTTCGGCCGCAACCATATCTACTTTGCCAAGGACCTCTGCCTCTATCCGTACCTCAAGAAGTTCAACGGTCTCGGTTCCTACCGCATCGAAGCGCAGGATTACAGCCCGGAATTTGCTGGCATGGTAACGCGCATCTACCGCACGGCGCTCGATAACCTCGACGCTGGCAAGGAAGCCTTCCACGAAGACGACCTCGTCACGCTCCAGAAGGGCCCCCGCGAGCTGGGCCTCGGCACCTACCGGTTCCGCCAGAGCCGCAATTCCATTTAA
- a CDS encoding nucleotidyltransferase family protein has protein sequence MQIALIKEAVLQVVLRYPVSRVTLFGSQAAGTSKEDSDVDLIVEFSQPVSLLTLSSMKCDLEELLKNKVDLIHGPIRASDMIEVGQEVVLYAA, from the coding sequence ATGCAAATTGCATTGATAAAAGAGGCAGTCTTGCAGGTGGTATTACGTTATCCGGTCAGCCGTGTTACGCTTTTTGGCTCTCAGGCTGCGGGAACCTCGAAAGAAGACAGTGATGTAGATTTAATTGTGGAATTTTCCCAGCCAGTGTCCTTGCTGACGCTTTCTAGTATGAAATGTGACTTGGAGGAACTGCTCAAGAACAAGGTTGATTTGATACATGGGCCGATTAGGGCGTCGGATATGATTGAAGTCGGGCAGGAGGTTGTCCTGTATGCAGCATAG
- a CDS encoding DUF86 domain-containing protein: protein MQHRDKIILQKIISEINVGTEMLGNSNLENFLQNEMLKRAIGMTVINIGELIKNVTDELRTGYPDIPWKQVAGFRDITAHKYQTLRMEDVYQVVVDDFPVLKEQLSGILSQGTD, encoded by the coding sequence ATGCAGCATAGAGATAAGATTATTTTGCAGAAAATTATTTCAGAGATAAATGTTGGCACAGAAATGCTTGGTAACAGCAACTTGGAAAATTTTTTGCAAAATGAAATGCTTAAAAGAGCTATTGGCATGACTGTCATCAATATCGGCGAATTGATAAAGAATGTAACGGATGAACTGAGGACAGGGTATCCTGATATTCCATGGAAACAAGTGGCTGGATTTCGTGATATCACAGCACATAAATATCAGACTTTGCGTATGGAAGATGTGTACCAGGTGGTAGTGGATGATTTTCCTGTATTGAAAGAACAGTTAAGTGGAATACTTTCTCAAGGGACAGATTAA
- a CDS encoding ShlB/FhaC/HecB family hemolysin secretion/activation protein, with amino-acid sequence MLKLFGQKAASNLDSSEHIYLGGAKGIRAYPQGEASGDEGILGNLELRYHTPVKGLTLSTYFDAGWVKAEKSGSNATTLKGWGLGLTYSKPNDWFARVDYARRIGFADNLSRDAESRGRIWFMAGKIF; translated from the coding sequence ATGCTGAAACTCTTCGGCCAGAAAGCCGCCAGCAACCTGGATAGCAGCGAGCATATCTACTTAGGTGGTGCCAAGGGGATCCGGGCTTACCCGCAGGGCGAAGCCTCCGGTGATGAGGGCATCCTGGGCAATCTGGAACTGCGCTACCATACCCCCGTCAAGGGCTTGACGCTGTCCACCTATTTTGATGCCGGATGGGTAAAAGCCGAAAAATCCGGCAGCAATGCTACCACCCTGAAAGGCTGGGGCCTTGGCCTGACCTACAGCAAGCCCAACGACTGGTTTGCCCGTGTCGACTACGCCCGCCGCATCGGCTTTGCGGACAACCTCTCCCGCGACGCCGAAAGCCGCGGCCGCATTTGGTTCATGGCTGGGAAAATCTTCTAA
- a CDS encoding helix-turn-helix domain-containing protein — translation MYKKRLSPEEKIHFIEKYKRGEGSYASIAADAGVDSRSFRQWVRNYDACGPDVFFKRHHQRYSVEFKETAIHDYLSGVDSQDAICRKYGLRSRRQLQDWIMKYNSHEELKPSGTGGSTIVTKGRKTTFDERVSIVEDCIANGRDYALTAEKFDVSYQQVYTWVRKYDQKGIEGLKDGRGRRKPESEMNELERLRYENRMQKAQLLQKQMEIDFLKKLEELERR, via the coding sequence ATGTACAAGAAGAGATTATCACCCGAAGAGAAAATCCACTTCATTGAAAAGTATAAACGTGGAGAGGGCAGTTATGCCTCCATAGCCGCGGATGCAGGCGTTGACAGCAGATCCTTCAGGCAATGGGTTCGTAACTATGATGCTTGCGGCCCGGATGTATTCTTCAAACGACATCATCAGCGCTATTCTGTTGAATTTAAGGAAACTGCTATCCACGATTATCTTTCTGGCGTGGATTCACAAGATGCTATATGCCGAAAATACGGACTTCGTTCGCGGAGACAGCTACAAGACTGGATTATGAAGTATAATAGTCACGAGGAACTTAAACCATCCGGTACAGGAGGGAGCACCATCGTGACTAAAGGCAGAAAAACTACATTTGATGAACGGGTATCCATTGTAGAGGATTGCATTGCAAATGGCCGTGATTATGCTTTGACGGCGGAGAAATTCGATGTTTCTTACCAGCAGGTCTATACCTGGGTCAGGAAATATGACCAAAAGGGAATCGAAGGCCTCAAGGACGGCAGAGGCCGCAGGAAGCCTGAGTCTGAGATGAACGAGCTGGAACGGCTCAGATATGAAAACCGCATGCAGAAGGCTCAGTTGCTACAAAAGCAGATGGAGATAGATTTTCTAAAAAAACTCGAGGAATTGGAAAGGCGGTGA
- a CDS encoding IS3 family transposase, translated as MILDRTRNTAAYRAILELSSICKDYPVKALCRLGRVTRAAYYKWLHRKLGQNEETNQKLAALAESIHKEHPDMGYRRIRDKIEHDHGLHANDKRILRICRKKRLRSVIKGRHNCCTRPAVDPYYTAENVLNRDFHADKYNQKWVTDVTEFKYFPEYGTVKKVYLSAILDLCDRRPVAYVIGDSNNNQLVFQTFDKALEANPGAHPLFHSDRGFQYTNKLFRAKIEQAGMTQSMSRVAHCLDNGPMEGFWGILKREMYYRRRFTSRQELVESIEEYIRYYTYDRPQRHLGIRTPSEYHEKLVGAA; from the coding sequence GTGATACTAGACAGAACTCGTAATACGGCTGCCTACCGGGCGATACTGGAGCTCAGCAGTATCTGTAAGGATTATCCAGTCAAGGCGTTATGCAGGTTGGGCCGTGTAACCAGGGCTGCGTATTACAAATGGCTTCACAGGAAGCTGGGACAAAACGAAGAAACGAACCAGAAGCTTGCTGCCCTGGCAGAATCAATCCATAAGGAGCATCCAGATATGGGCTACCGAAGGATTCGAGATAAGATTGAGCATGACCATGGCCTGCATGCTAATGACAAGCGTATCCTGCGTATATGCCGCAAGAAGAGACTGCGCTCCGTAATAAAAGGACGTCACAACTGTTGCACCAGGCCTGCTGTTGATCCATACTATACAGCAGAGAATGTGCTCAACAGGGATTTCCATGCAGATAAATACAACCAGAAATGGGTTACGGATGTGACCGAATTCAAGTACTTTCCTGAATACGGAACCGTTAAAAAGGTATATCTGAGTGCCATCCTTGACCTCTGTGATCGCCGGCCTGTTGCCTATGTTATTGGTGACAGCAACAATAACCAGTTGGTATTCCAAACCTTTGACAAAGCTCTTGAAGCCAATCCAGGGGCACATCCCTTGTTTCATAGTGACCGTGGCTTTCAGTACACCAATAAGTTGTTCCGCGCCAAAATTGAACAGGCCGGTATGACACAAAGCATGTCCCGTGTAGCACATTGCCTAGACAATGGCCCCATGGAAGGCTTCTGGGGTATCTTGAAGCGCGAGATGTACTACAGGCGCAGATTTACTTCCCGGCAAGAGTTGGTTGAGTCAATTGAGGAATATATAAGATATTACACTTATGACAGACCACAGCGTCATTTAGGCATACGAACCCCAAGTGAGTACCACGAAAAACTGGTTGGAGCTGCATGA